A genomic window from Agrobacterium tumefaciens includes:
- a CDS encoding (R)-mandelonitrile lyase has product MEILRAGTRASAKGPEDWFTGTVRIDPLFNPFDAERVQGAQVTFEPGARTAWHTHPLGQTLIVVSGFGHVQREGGPVEEIRPGDIVWFAPGERHWHGAAPNVAMTHIALQEVKDGKVVDWMEKVTDDQYGG; this is encoded by the coding sequence ATGGAAATATTGCGCGCAGGAACCCGGGCATCCGCCAAGGGACCCGAGGACTGGTTCACCGGCACGGTCCGCATTGATCCGCTGTTCAATCCCTTCGATGCGGAGCGGGTTCAGGGTGCACAGGTCACCTTTGAGCCCGGCGCCCGTACCGCCTGGCACACCCATCCATTGGGCCAGACACTGATCGTCGTCTCCGGCTTTGGCCACGTGCAGCGCGAGGGTGGTCCGGTGGAAGAAATCCGTCCCGGCGATATCGTCTGGTTCGCACCCGGCGAAAGGCACTGGCACGGCGCGGCTCCCAATGTCGCCATGACCCATATCGCACTTCAGGAAGTCAAGGACGGCAAGGTGGTGGACTGGATGGAGAAGGTGACGGACGACCAATATGGCGGCTGA